In Pseudomonas sp. MYb327, one DNA window encodes the following:
- the pgi gene encoding glucose-6-phosphate isomerase, whose amino-acid sequence MAYYRTPHDVTALPAWQALKDHRQAMQDFSMREAFNADPHRFTQFTLSSCGLFLDYSKNLINAETRQLLVGLANEVDLKGAIKSLFDGEIVNASEGRPALHTALRRPVGDKLSVNGVNVMPEVHKVLNQITDLVGRIHDGLWRGYTEKPITDVVNIGIGGSFLGPELVSEALLSYAQKGVRCHYLANIDGSEFHELAMKLRAETTLFIVSSKSFNTLETLKNAQAARAWYLAQGGSEAELHRHFIAVSSNNAAAVAFGIREENIFPMWDWVGGRYSLWSAIGLPIALAIGMSNFKELLSGAYTMDQHFLTAPFEQNMPVLLALLGVWYGNFWGAQSHAILPYDHYLRNITKHLQQLDMESNGKSVRQDGTPVSTDTGPVIWGGVGCNGQHAYHQLLHQGTQLIPADFIVPIVSFNPVADHHQWLYANCLSQSQALMLGKTLAEAQTELRDKGMSEEEIQKLAPHKVIPGNRPSNTLVVERISPRRLGALVAMYEHKVFVQSVIWGINAFDQWGVELGKELGKGVYNRLVGSEETPADDASTQGLINYFRGRHRG is encoded by the coding sequence ATGGCGTATTACCGCACCCCTCATGACGTTACCGCTCTGCCCGCCTGGCAAGCGTTGAAAGACCACCGCCAAGCCATGCAGGATTTCAGCATGCGCGAGGCCTTCAATGCCGACCCGCATCGCTTTACTCAATTCACCCTCAGCAGCTGCGGTCTGTTTCTCGACTATTCGAAAAACCTGATTAACGCCGAGACCCGACAGTTGCTGGTGGGGCTGGCCAACGAAGTCGATCTCAAAGGCGCGATCAAGTCGCTGTTCGACGGCGAAATCGTCAACGCCTCCGAAGGCCGCCCGGCCTTGCATACCGCCTTGCGCCGTCCGGTGGGCGACAAGTTGTCGGTCAACGGCGTCAACGTGATGCCCGAAGTGCACAAGGTGTTGAACCAGATCACCGACCTCGTGGGCCGGATCCACGACGGCCTGTGGCGCGGTTACACCGAGAAGCCAATCACCGACGTGGTGAACATCGGCATCGGTGGCTCGTTCCTCGGCCCCGAGCTGGTGTCCGAAGCGCTGCTGTCCTACGCCCAGAAAGGCGTGCGTTGCCATTACCTGGCGAACATCGACGGCAGCGAGTTCCACGAACTGGCCATGAAGCTGCGCGCCGAGACCACGCTGTTCATTGTCTCGTCAAAATCCTTCAACACCCTTGAAACACTGAAAAACGCCCAGGCCGCTCGCGCCTGGTACCTGGCCCAGGGTGGTTCGGAAGCCGAACTGCACCGTCACTTCATCGCGGTATCGAGCAACAATGCCGCTGCCGTCGCATTCGGCATCCGCGAAGAAAACATCTTCCCGATGTGGGACTGGGTCGGCGGCCGTTATTCGCTGTGGTCGGCCATTGGTCTGCCGATCGCCCTGGCCATCGGCATGTCGAACTTCAAGGAGCTGCTGTCCGGTGCCTACACCATGGACCAGCACTTCCTGACCGCTCCGTTCGAACAGAACATGCCGGTGCTGCTGGCATTGCTCGGCGTGTGGTACGGCAATTTCTGGGGCGCGCAGAGTCACGCGATCCTGCCGTATGACCACTACCTGCGTAACATCACCAAGCACTTGCAACAGCTGGACATGGAATCCAACGGCAAGAGCGTGCGCCAGGACGGCACTCCCGTCAGCACCGATACCGGTCCGGTGATCTGGGGCGGCGTCGGCTGCAACGGTCAGCACGCCTACCACCAGTTGCTGCACCAGGGCACCCAACTGATCCCGGCCGACTTCATCGTGCCGATCGTCAGCTTCAACCCGGTGGCTGACCACCATCAGTGGCTGTACGCCAACTGCCTGTCGCAGAGCCAGGCGTTGATGCTCGGCAAAACCCTCGCCGAAGCGCAAACCGAACTGCGCGACAAAGGCATGAGCGAAGAAGAAATCCAGAAACTCGCGCCGCATAAGGTGATCCCGGGCAACCGTCCGAGCAACACCCTGGTGGTCGAACGTATCAGCCCGCGTCGCCTTGGCGCACTGGTGGCGATGTACGAGCACAAGGTCTTTGTGCAAAGCGTGATCTGGGGCATCAACGCCTTCGACCAATGGGGCGTGGAGCTGGGCAAGGAACTGGGCAAAGGCGTGTACAACCGTCTGGTTGGCAGTGAAGAAACGCCGGCTGACGACGCGTCCACCCAAGGGCTGATCAACTACTTCCGTGGTCGTCACCGCGGGTGA
- a CDS encoding class I SAM-dependent methyltransferase yields the protein MSSLIQALRAALERRHDLLAELHQQGTDCYRLFHGSQEGAGGLTIDRYGPQLMVQSFHQSLEREDLLHLHETINSHLGLETLLVYNDRSRGNSRIDREDTVYRADEAALQDLVGHEWGLNYRVRGRHAGQDPLLFLDLRNTRGWVKDHSKNKSVLNLFAYTCGVGLSAAAGGASEVCNLDFAEGNLAVGRENGLLNPQLPTMQFIQSDYFPAIRQMAGLPITQRRGQKLPSYQRLEQRQYDVVLLDPPAWAKSAFGTVDLLRDYQSLLKPALLTTADNGVLICCNNLAKVSMDDWREQVLRCAEKAGRPVREWTVMKPGGDFPSMDQQPPLKTLILQL from the coding sequence ATGTCTTCCTTGATTCAGGCGCTGCGCGCCGCCCTCGAACGTCGCCACGACCTGCTGGCGGAACTGCATCAGCAAGGCACCGATTGCTATCGCCTGTTCCATGGCAGCCAGGAAGGCGCCGGTGGCCTGACCATCGACCGTTACGGTCCGCAACTCATGGTGCAAAGTTTCCATCAGTCGCTGGAACGCGAGGACCTGCTGCACCTGCACGAAACGATCAACAGCCATTTAGGCCTGGAAACCCTGCTGGTCTACAACGACCGCTCCCGCGGCAACTCGCGCATCGACCGGGAAGACACCGTCTACCGTGCCGACGAAGCCGCGTTGCAAGACCTGGTTGGCCACGAATGGGGTCTCAATTATCGGGTCCGTGGCCGTCACGCCGGGCAGGATCCGTTGCTGTTCCTTGACCTGCGCAATACCCGCGGCTGGGTCAAGGACCACAGCAAAAACAAAAGCGTGCTGAACCTGTTCGCCTACACCTGCGGCGTCGGCCTCAGTGCTGCGGCGGGGGGCGCCAGCGAGGTGTGCAACCTCGACTTCGCCGAAGGCAACCTGGCTGTCGGTCGTGAAAACGGCCTGCTCAACCCGCAATTACCGACCATGCAATTCATCCAGTCCGATTATTTCCCGGCGATCCGCCAAATGGCCGGCCTGCCGATCACCCAGCGTCGCGGCCAAAAACTGCCGAGCTACCAGCGCCTTGAACAGCGCCAGTACGACGTGGTGCTGTTGGATCCGCCGGCCTGGGCCAAGAGTGCTTTCGGCACCGTCGACCTGCTGCGCGACTACCAGAGCCTGCTGAAACCGGCTTTGCTGACCACCGCCGACAACGGCGTGCTGATCTGCTGCAACAACCTGGCAAAAGTCAGTATGGACGACTGGCGCGAGCAGGTTTTGCGCTGTGCCGAGAAAGCTGGCCGCCCGGTGCGCGAGTGGACCGTGATGAAACCGGGCGGCGATTTCCCGTCGATGGATCAGCAGCCACCCCTGAAAACCCTGATCCTGCAGCTCTGA
- the panC gene encoding pantoate--beta-alanine ligase has protein sequence MNTVKTVRELRAAVARARGEGKRIGFVPTMGNLHSGHVALITKATQRVDFVVASIFVNPLQFGAGEDLDKYPRTLAADQEKLLEAGCDLLFAPTVEEMYPDGMAGQTRVSVPQLSEGLCGASRPGHFEGVATVVSKLFNMVQPDLAIFGQKDFQQLAVIRALVHDLNMPIQIIGEPTVRAADGLALSSRNGFLSEDQRAVAPVVYRALSEIAESIKQGERDFPALISAQVKQLEAAGLRPDYLEIRHALTLRQATPEDRDLVILVAAFLGTTRLIDNLHLNLDAPA, from the coding sequence ATGAACACCGTAAAAACCGTACGCGAACTGCGCGCCGCCGTGGCCCGCGCCCGTGGTGAAGGCAAGCGCATCGGCTTCGTGCCGACCATGGGGAATCTGCACAGTGGCCATGTCGCGCTGATTACCAAAGCCACCCAACGGGTGGATTTCGTGGTCGCGAGTATTTTCGTCAACCCGCTGCAATTCGGCGCCGGCGAAGACCTCGACAAGTACCCACGCACTCTGGCGGCGGATCAGGAAAAACTGCTCGAAGCCGGTTGCGACTTGCTGTTCGCGCCTACCGTTGAAGAAATGTACCCCGACGGCATGGCCGGCCAGACCCGGGTCAGCGTCCCGCAATTGTCCGAAGGCCTTTGCGGCGCCAGCCGTCCGGGGCATTTCGAAGGTGTGGCGACGGTAGTCAGCAAGCTGTTCAACATGGTCCAGCCTGACCTGGCGATTTTCGGCCAGAAAGACTTCCAGCAACTGGCGGTGATTCGCGCATTGGTGCATGACTTGAACATGCCGATCCAGATCATTGGCGAACCGACCGTGCGCGCAGCCGATGGCCTGGCGCTGTCGTCGCGCAATGGCTTCCTCAGCGAAGACCAGCGCGCCGTTGCGCCTGTGGTGTATCGCGCGCTGAGCGAGATCGCCGAGTCGATCAAGCAGGGTGAACGGGACTTCCCGGCGCTGATCAGCGCACAGGTAAAGCAGCTCGAAGCTGCCGGCCTGCGTCCGGACTACCTGGAAATCCGTCACGCGCTGACCTTGCGTCAGGCAACACCTGAAGACCGCGACCTGGTGATTCTGGTAGCGGCCTTCCTGGGTACGACACGGTTGATCGACAACTTGCACTTGAACCTCGACGCGCCAGCTTAA
- the folK gene encoding 2-amino-4-hydroxy-6-hydroxymethyldihydropteridine diphosphokinase yields the protein MERIYIGMGSNLAEPAEQLRSAVEALSRLPQSKLVGVSAFYQSDSLLPGQPRYTNAVAALDSALAPLDLLDALQAIENEQGRERLERWGPRTLDLDIVLFGDRLIDEPRLKVPHYHMQERAFVLYPLAEMAPADLRLADGRYLRDLIAACPFVGLERLPAV from the coding sequence ATGGAACGCATCTACATCGGCATGGGCAGCAACCTGGCTGAACCTGCCGAACAACTGCGCAGTGCTGTCGAAGCACTGTCCCGGCTGCCGCAATCAAAACTGGTCGGGGTTTCCGCGTTCTATCAAAGTGACTCGCTACTCCCCGGCCAACCGCGTTACACCAACGCAGTCGCAGCCCTCGACAGTGCGCTGGCGCCACTGGATTTGCTGGACGCCTTGCAAGCCATCGAGAACGAACAGGGCCGCGAGCGCCTTGAACGCTGGGGACCGCGCACGCTGGATCTCGACATTGTGTTGTTCGGTGACCGGTTGATCGATGAGCCTCGCCTCAAGGTGCCGCACTATCACATGCAGGAACGGGCCTTCGTCCTGTATCCGCTAGCCGAAATGGCGCCCGCGGATTTGCGTCTGGCGGATGGTCGTTACCTTCGCGACCTGATCGCTGCCTGCCCGTTCGTCGGGTTGGAACGCCTCCCGGCAGTCTGA
- the panB gene encoding 3-methyl-2-oxobutanoate hydroxymethyltransferase — MPAITLTTLQGLKQKGEKITMLTCYDATFAHACNQAGVEVLLVGDSLGMVLQGHDSTLPVTTAEMAYHVAAVKRGNTDALILADLPFMAYATTEQAMTNSALLMQAGAHMVKVEGALWLADSIRLLAERGIPVCAHLGLTPQSVNILGGYKVQGRNENQARQMRADAISLEQAGAAMLLLECVPSELAEEITQAVKIPVIGIGAGNRTDGQVLVLHDMLGLSITGRVPKFVKNFMASQETIHAALSAYVTEVKAATFPGIEHGFSA; from the coding sequence ATGCCAGCCATCACCCTGACCACCCTGCAAGGTCTCAAGCAAAAAGGTGAAAAAATCACCATGCTGACCTGCTATGACGCGACCTTCGCCCACGCCTGCAATCAGGCTGGTGTTGAAGTGCTGCTGGTGGGCGACTCCCTCGGCATGGTTCTGCAAGGTCACGACAGCACCCTGCCCGTCACCACAGCCGAAATGGCTTACCACGTGGCGGCCGTCAAACGCGGTAACACCGATGCGTTGATCCTCGCCGACCTGCCCTTCATGGCCTATGCCACCACCGAGCAAGCCATGACCAACAGCGCCCTGTTGATGCAGGCCGGCGCGCACATGGTCAAGGTTGAAGGCGCACTGTGGCTGGCGGACTCTATTCGCCTGCTTGCCGAACGTGGCATTCCGGTGTGCGCGCACCTGGGCCTGACGCCGCAGTCGGTGAACATCCTCGGCGGCTACAAAGTGCAGGGGCGCAATGAAAACCAGGCGCGGCAGATGCGTGCCGATGCGATTTCCCTGGAACAGGCCGGCGCGGCGATGCTGCTGCTCGAATGCGTGCCAAGCGAGCTGGCCGAAGAAATTACTCAGGCGGTGAAGATTCCGGTGATCGGGATCGGCGCCGGCAACCGCACCGACGGCCAGGTCTTGGTCTTGCACGACATGCTGGGCTTGTCGATTACCGGTCGCGTACCGAAATTCGTGAAAAATTTCATGGCCAGCCAGGAAACCATTCACGCCGCCCTGAGCGCTTACGTCACTGAAGTCAAAGCAGCGACTTTCCCTGGCATCGAACACGGATTCTCTGCATGA
- the acs gene encoding acetate--CoA ligase, producing MFDISTFPKADAVRRAAQLSQDDYHRLYRESIEHPSTFWAEQATRFLDWSAPWDSVQRYNLKTGEASWFAGGQLNVSYNCIDRHLDKRGDQIAIIWEGDDPAESNQVTYKKLHYYVCRLANVLKSRGVKKGDRVCIYMPMIPEAAYAMLACTRIGAVHSVVFGGFSPDSLRDRILDADCRTVITADEGVRGGKFVPLKQNVDKALQSCPDVSTVVVVERTQNPVNWVEGRDIWYHQALRDVSDDCPPEPMDAEDPLFILYTSGSTGKPKGVLHTTGGYLLQAAMTFKYVLDYRDGEVFWCTADVGWVTGHSYIVYGPLANGATTLIFEGVPSYPSTSRFWQVIDKHKVNIFYTAPTALRALMREGPEPLKETSRASIRLLGTVGEPINPEAWEWYFHVVGEERCPIVDTWWQTETGGIMLSPLVSAQRIKPGCATQPMFGVQPVLLDEQGKEIKGAGSGVLAIKSSWPAQIRSVYGDPQRMVDTYFKPYPGYYFTGDGARRDEDGDYWITGRIDDVINVSGHRIGTAEVESALVLHDSIAEAAVVGYPHDVKGQGIYAFVTPMNGTDPNDELKKQLLAHVSKEIGSFAKPDLIQWAPALPKTRSGKIMRRILRKIACNELDSLGDTSTLADPSVVQGLIDKRLNQ from the coding sequence ATGTTCGATATCAGCACGTTCCCCAAAGCCGATGCCGTCCGCCGGGCTGCACAACTGAGTCAAGACGACTATCACCGGCTCTATCGCGAATCCATCGAACACCCCAGCACGTTCTGGGCCGAACAGGCCACGCGCTTTCTCGACTGGAGCGCACCGTGGGACAGCGTCCAGCGCTATAACCTGAAAACCGGTGAGGCCAGTTGGTTTGCCGGCGGCCAGTTGAACGTCAGCTACAACTGCATCGACCGTCACCTGGATAAACGCGGCGATCAAATCGCGATCATCTGGGAAGGCGACGACCCTGCCGAATCCAACCAAGTCACTTACAAAAAACTGCATTACTACGTCTGCCGCTTGGCCAACGTGCTCAAAAGCCGTGGCGTAAAAAAAGGCGACCGCGTGTGCATCTACATGCCGATGATTCCCGAAGCGGCCTACGCCATGCTTGCCTGTACGCGTATAGGCGCGGTGCATTCGGTGGTGTTCGGTGGGTTCTCCCCGGACTCCTTGCGCGACCGGATTCTCGATGCCGATTGCCGCACGGTGATCACCGCCGATGAAGGCGTGCGCGGCGGCAAATTCGTGCCCCTCAAACAGAATGTCGACAAGGCGCTGCAAAGTTGCCCGGACGTCAGCACCGTGGTCGTGGTCGAACGCACGCAGAACCCGGTGAACTGGGTTGAAGGCCGGGACATCTGGTATCACCAGGCTCTGCGCGACGTCAGCGACGATTGCCCGCCAGAGCCCATGGACGCCGAGGATCCGCTGTTTATCCTCTACACCTCCGGCAGCACCGGCAAACCCAAAGGTGTGCTGCACACCACCGGCGGCTACCTGCTGCAAGCGGCGATGACTTTCAAATACGTGCTGGATTACCGCGACGGCGAAGTCTTCTGGTGCACCGCCGATGTCGGTTGGGTCACTGGTCATAGCTACATCGTCTACGGCCCACTGGCCAACGGCGCCACCACGTTGATCTTCGAAGGCGTGCCAAGCTACCCGAGCACTTCGCGCTTCTGGCAAGTGATCGACAAACACAAAGTGAACATCTTCTACACCGCACCCACGGCCCTGCGCGCCCTGATGCGCGAAGGCCCCGAACCGTTGAAGGAAACCTCCCGCGCCAGCATCAGACTGCTCGGCACTGTTGGTGAGCCGATTAACCCGGAAGCGTGGGAATGGTACTTCCATGTGGTCGGCGAAGAGCGTTGCCCGATCGTCGATACCTGGTGGCAGACCGAAACCGGCGGCATCATGCTCAGCCCGTTAGTGAGCGCACAAAGGATCAAACCCGGCTGCGCCACACAACCGATGTTCGGCGTGCAACCGGTGCTACTCGACGAACAGGGCAAGGAAATCAAAGGCGCCGGCAGCGGCGTACTGGCGATCAAATCCAGCTGGCCGGCGCAAATCCGCAGCGTCTACGGCGACCCGCAACGGATGGTCGACACCTACTTCAAGCCTTATCCCGGCTATTACTTCACCGGTGACGGTGCGCGTCGCGACGAGGATGGCGACTACTGGATCACCGGGCGTATCGACGATGTGATCAACGTGTCCGGGCACCGCATCGGTACGGCCGAAGTAGAGAGCGCGCTGGTGCTGCATGACAGCATTGCCGAGGCAGCTGTGGTCGGTTACCCCCATGACGTCAAAGGCCAGGGTATCTACGCCTTCGTCACGCCGATGAACGGCACCGACCCCAACGACGAACTGAAGAAGCAATTACTGGCCCACGTCAGCAAGGAAATCGGCAGTTTCGCCAAACCGGACCTGATCCAGTGGGCACCGGCCTTGCCGAAAACCCGTTCGGGCAAGATCATGCGGCGTATCCTGCGCAAGATCGCCTGCAATGAACTGGATAGCCTTGGCGACACTTCGACCCTGGCCGACCCCAGCGTCGTGCAAGGTTTGATCGACAAACGCCTGAATCAGTAA
- a CDS encoding polynucleotide adenylyltransferase PcnB: protein MLKKLFQSFRTPVRRTQHIRSTPEVLNSGQHSLQKAQFSRYAVNIVERLQGAGYQAYLVGGCVRDMLLGITPKDFDVATSATPEQVRAEFRNARIIGRRFKLVHIHFGREIIEVATFRANHPQNEEEEDSNQSSRNESGRILRDNVYGTLEEDAQRRDFTINALYYDPVSERVLDYANGVHDIRNHLIRLIGDPKQRYQEDPVRMLRAVRFAAKLNFGIEKHSALPIRDLAPMLREIPSARLFEEVLKLFLSGHAADTFEMLVDLQLFDPLFPASAEALEYNPTYTHTLISEALINTDLRIKQNKPVTPAFLFAALLWPALPARVLRLQERGMPPIPAMQEAAHELIAEQCQRIAIPKRFTMPIREIWDMQERLPRRSGKRADLLLDNPRFRAGYDFLLLRESAGEQTDGLGEWWTDYQDANESERRDMIRDLSGKDEGTGAPRKRRRSSGSKRKRVAGAPSTSGE from the coding sequence ATGCTGAAGAAGCTGTTCCAGTCATTCCGCACTCCCGTGCGTCGTACGCAACACATCCGCAGCACGCCTGAAGTGCTCAACAGCGGCCAACATTCGCTGCAGAAGGCGCAATTCAGCCGTTACGCGGTGAACATCGTCGAACGCCTGCAAGGCGCCGGTTACCAGGCCTACCTGGTTGGTGGTTGCGTGCGCGACATGCTGCTCGGCATCACGCCGAAAGATTTCGACGTCGCCACCAGTGCCACGCCTGAACAGGTACGAGCCGAATTCCGCAACGCGCGGATCATTGGCCGCCGGTTCAAACTGGTGCACATCCACTTTGGCCGCGAAATCATCGAAGTCGCGACCTTCCGCGCCAACCACCCGCAAAACGAAGAAGAGGAAGACAGCAACCAGTCTTCCCGCAACGAGAGCGGGCGCATCTTGCGCGATAACGTCTACGGCACCCTGGAAGAAGACGCGCAGCGCCGCGACTTCACCATCAACGCCCTGTATTACGATCCGGTCAGTGAGCGCGTCCTCGACTACGCCAACGGCGTACACGACATCCGCAACCATCTGATCCGTCTGATCGGCGACCCGAAGCAGCGTTATCAGGAAGACCCGGTACGCATGCTGCGCGCCGTGCGTTTTGCCGCCAAGCTGAATTTCGGCATTGAAAAACACAGCGCCCTGCCGATCCGCGACTTGGCACCGATGCTGCGCGAAATCCCGTCGGCCCGCCTGTTCGAAGAAGTGCTTAAGCTATTCCTCTCCGGCCATGCGGCGGACACCTTTGAGATGCTGGTCGACTTGCAACTGTTCGACCCACTGTTCCCGGCCAGTGCCGAGGCGCTCGAATACAACCCGACCTACACCCATACCCTGATCAGTGAAGCGTTGATCAACACTGACCTGCGCATCAAGCAGAACAAACCGGTGACGCCGGCATTCCTGTTTGCAGCCCTGCTCTGGCCAGCCCTGCCCGCCCGCGTTCTGCGTTTGCAAGAACGTGGCATGCCGCCGATTCCGGCGATGCAGGAAGCGGCGCACGAGCTGATTGCCGAGCAGTGCCAGCGCATCGCGATTCCGAAGCGCTTCACCATGCCTATCCGCGAGATCTGGGACATGCAGGAACGTCTGCCACGCCGCAGTGGCAAACGCGCCGACCTGCTCCTGGACAACCCACGGTTCCGTGCCGGTTACGACTTCCTCCTGTTGCGCGAAAGCGCGGGCGAGCAGACCGATGGCCTGGGCGAGTGGTGGACCGATTATCAGGACGCCAATGAGAGCGAACGTCGCGACATGATCCGCGACCTCAGCGGCAAGGACGAAGGCACCGGCGCACCACGCAAGCGTCGACGCAGCAGCGGTTCCAAGCGCAAACGTGTCGCGGGCGCGCCGAGCACTTCGGGCGAGTAA
- the panD gene encoding aspartate 1-decarboxylase, with protein sequence MHAIMLKAKLHRAEVTHAVLDYEGSCAIDGEWLDLSGICEYEQIQIYNVDNGERFTTYAIRGEEGSRMISVNGAAAHKAKVGDRVIICAYAHYSEAELLNFKPRMLYMAPGNELSHTSNAIPVQVA encoded by the coding sequence ATGCACGCCATCATGCTCAAAGCCAAGCTGCATCGCGCCGAAGTCACCCACGCTGTTCTCGATTACGAAGGTTCTTGCGCCATCGACGGCGAATGGCTGGACCTGTCCGGCATCTGTGAGTACGAACAGATCCAGATCTACAACGTCGACAACGGCGAACGCTTCACCACCTATGCCATTCGTGGCGAAGAGGGTTCGCGCATGATCTCGGTCAACGGTGCCGCCGCACACAAAGCCAAGGTCGGCGATCGCGTGATCATCTGCGCTTACGCCCATTACAGCGAAGCCGAACTGCTTAACTTCAAGCCGCGCATGCTGTACATGGCGCCGGGCAATGAGCTGAGTCACACCAGCAACGCCATTCCGGTTCAGGTCGCCTGA
- a CDS encoding oxygenase MpaB family protein: protein MEFIRTRIETQVMSLTGLSLGKLDLENPKGDPGLFGPDSVSWQVHGDFSSMLIGGISALMLQALHPLALAGVWDHSNFREDMLGRLRRTGQFISGTTFGSRQDADWLIEKVRTIHLQVTGTAPDGRPYAASDPELLTWVHVAEVSNFLAAHLRYRNPHLSLADQDRYYAEIALVAERLGARDVPRSRQEISDYLERIRPQLLCDARSREVLRLLLNAPSPSRLAKPFGGLMMQAGIDLLPDWASDMLGVSQGPLQRKLIRASVNRSAPMLRWAVRNGSVQRAKRRMGLLT from the coding sequence ATGGAATTCATCCGCACCCGTATCGAAACCCAAGTCATGAGCCTGACCGGCCTTTCCCTGGGCAAGCTTGATCTGGAAAACCCCAAGGGCGATCCCGGGCTGTTCGGGCCGGACTCGGTGAGTTGGCAAGTGCACGGCGATTTCAGCAGCATGCTCATCGGTGGCATCAGCGCCCTGATGCTACAAGCGTTGCACCCGCTGGCCCTGGCCGGCGTGTGGGACCATTCGAACTTTCGCGAAGACATGCTTGGCAGGCTGCGTCGTACCGGGCAGTTCATTTCCGGCACCACTTTCGGTTCCCGGCAGGACGCCGACTGGCTGATCGAGAAAGTGCGCACCATTCACCTGCAAGTCACCGGCACCGCGCCCGATGGCCGGCCCTACGCCGCTAGCGATCCGGAGCTGTTGACCTGGGTGCACGTGGCCGAGGTCAGCAACTTCCTCGCGGCGCATCTGCGCTATCGAAATCCGCACCTGTCCCTGGCCGATCAGGATCGTTACTACGCCGAAATCGCACTCGTGGCTGAACGACTGGGTGCCCGTGACGTGCCGCGCTCACGGCAGGAAATTTCCGATTATCTTGAGCGCATTCGTCCGCAACTGCTGTGCGACGCGCGCAGTCGTGAAGTGTTGCGGCTGTTGTTGAACGCCCCCTCCCCCAGCCGTTTGGCCAAACCTTTTGGAGGTCTGATGATGCAGGCCGGAATCGACCTGCTGCCGGACTGGGCCAGTGACATGCTCGGCGTGAGCCAAGGGCCGCTGCAACGCAAACTGATCCGCGCCAGCGTCAATCGCAGCGCGCCAATGCTGCGCTGGGCGGTGCGCAATGGCTCGGTGCAGCGGGCCAAGCGGCGGATGGGTTTATTGACCTGA